A genomic window from Sanguibacter antarcticus includes:
- a CDS encoding GNAT family N-acetyltransferase: MSTEEDVIGEPGPSGEISVAAPYPVEWEADVVLRDGTTAHVRPIRPEDRDALQRFHRGQSERSTYLRFFVAMEQLSARDLTRFTVLDHRDRVALVGVTSTPDGDDEIIGVARFDRIGPGEAEVAFNVSDSYQGRGVGSVLLEHVAAAAREVGIQRFTAEVLPQNGKMIAVFREAGYDMSQHVDDGIVTVSMHLDPTDRSRQVMADREHRAEARSMHGLFSPRSVVLVASVRGTADAHEARLAVRALAGGLEVTGGAQLQVVGLTAVAVRDALDTHGTLDTFDRYDTLDEVPGPIDLAVVTVRAQDSVTAVRELARLGVRGVVVLGSGYAETGDEGLALQRELVRTAHAAGMRIVGPGSYGLFAARSDGSFNASLADRRPLGGVVGLFCQSAPIAVTILATVRRRGLGLSSFLSAGNRADVSGNDLMQFWHDDDATSVVGLYLESIGNPRKFSRIARRLGQVKPVIVVTAGRSGHIVPPGHAVRTTRAPRRTLEEVFRQSGVIHAENTHQMIDIIQLLAHQPLPSGRRVGIVASSAPLAAIVAEAAGAAGMVVTGAAGIVAEDAADEEIVRTVDDVYADGACDVVVAVHVPVLGDHDERFSRAVATAAARTSRPTVVSILGLHGFVPELSTVAPDGAVVNVPAYSTAEDAVLALGAVVMYAAWRSRDHGRGLVYPDVDVAGARALVEKHGDGEVETDVARDLLRCYGIETWPSVPVADADAAVAAANELGWPVVLKSTAESLRHRADLGGVRLDLADEKELRTAFDQMRLSLAEHLPAALRTSATPLEVQRMAPAGVACVVRSTEDVLYGPVVSFGLSGDAVDLLGDVSYGVPPLTTTDVAQMVRSVRAAPRLFGYKGLPAADAAAIEDLIGRVSQMADDLPELRSLELYPVVVAEHGGAVLSARLTLGAANRKDGLRRTLPD, from the coding sequence GTGAGCACGGAAGAGGACGTCATCGGGGAGCCCGGTCCGAGCGGGGAGATCTCTGTCGCCGCGCCGTACCCGGTCGAGTGGGAGGCGGACGTCGTCCTGCGCGACGGCACCACCGCACACGTGCGCCCGATCCGGCCCGAGGACCGTGACGCGCTGCAGCGCTTCCACCGTGGACAGTCCGAACGCTCGACCTACCTGCGGTTCTTCGTCGCGATGGAGCAGCTCTCCGCACGCGACCTCACACGCTTCACGGTCCTCGACCACCGTGACCGTGTCGCGCTCGTCGGGGTGACGTCGACCCCTGACGGTGACGACGAGATCATCGGGGTCGCACGCTTCGACCGGATCGGTCCTGGCGAGGCCGAGGTCGCCTTCAACGTCAGCGACTCCTACCAGGGCCGGGGCGTCGGCTCGGTCCTGCTCGAGCACGTCGCCGCGGCAGCCCGCGAGGTCGGCATCCAGCGGTTCACCGCCGAGGTGCTCCCGCAGAACGGGAAGATGATCGCCGTGTTCCGCGAGGCGGGCTACGACATGAGCCAGCACGTCGACGACGGCATCGTCACGGTGAGCATGCACCTCGACCCCACGGACCGTTCACGCCAGGTCATGGCCGACCGGGAGCACCGCGCCGAGGCACGGAGCATGCACGGTCTGTTCTCGCCGCGGTCCGTCGTCCTCGTCGCGTCCGTCCGGGGGACCGCCGACGCGCACGAGGCCCGGCTCGCTGTCCGCGCGCTCGCGGGAGGCCTCGAGGTCACTGGCGGTGCCCAGCTCCAGGTCGTCGGCCTCACTGCCGTGGCCGTCCGTGACGCGCTCGACACCCACGGCACCCTCGACACCTTCGACCGCTACGACACGCTCGACGAGGTCCCTGGGCCCATCGACCTCGCCGTCGTCACGGTCCGCGCGCAGGACTCGGTCACGGCCGTCCGTGAGCTCGCGCGCCTCGGGGTGCGTGGCGTCGTGGTCCTCGGGTCCGGGTACGCCGAGACCGGCGACGAGGGCCTCGCCCTGCAGCGTGAGCTCGTGCGCACCGCTCACGCCGCCGGGATGCGGATCGTCGGGCCAGGCTCGTACGGCCTCTTCGCCGCGCGCTCCGACGGCTCGTTCAACGCGTCGCTCGCCGACCGCAGGCCTCTGGGCGGTGTCGTCGGGCTCTTCTGCCAGTCCGCGCCGATCGCGGTGACGATCCTCGCCACCGTCCGCAGACGAGGGCTCGGCCTCTCGTCGTTCCTCTCGGCAGGCAACCGGGCCGACGTCTCGGGCAACGACCTCATGCAGTTCTGGCACGACGACGACGCGACGTCGGTGGTCGGCCTCTATCTCGAGTCCATCGGCAACCCCCGCAAGTTCTCCCGCATCGCCCGGCGGCTCGGCCAGGTCAAGCCCGTCATCGTCGTGACGGCCGGACGCTCAGGGCACATCGTGCCGCCCGGGCACGCCGTGCGCACCACGCGAGCCCCTCGCCGGACCCTCGAAGAGGTGTTCCGCCAGTCCGGGGTGATCCATGCGGAGAACACCCACCAGATGATCGACATCATCCAGCTCCTCGCGCACCAGCCGCTGCCCTCTGGCCGGCGGGTGGGGATCGTCGCCAGCTCTGCGCCCCTCGCCGCGATCGTCGCCGAGGCGGCAGGCGCTGCGGGCATGGTCGTCACCGGGGCAGCCGGCATCGTCGCCGAGGACGCCGCCGACGAGGAGATCGTGCGCACGGTGGACGACGTCTACGCAGACGGTGCGTGCGACGTCGTCGTCGCGGTCCACGTGCCCGTCCTCGGGGACCACGACGAGCGGTTCTCGCGCGCCGTGGCGACCGCGGCCGCACGCACCAGCCGGCCGACGGTGGTGAGCATCCTCGGTCTCCACGGGTTCGTCCCCGAGCTGAGCACCGTCGCACCGGACGGCGCGGTCGTCAACGTGCCCGCCTACTCGACGGCGGAGGACGCGGTCTTGGCCCTCGGAGCCGTCGTCATGTACGCGGCGTGGCGCTCGCGGGACCACGGTCGTGGGCTGGTGTACCCCGACGTCGACGTGGCGGGAGCCCGCGCCCTCGTCGAGAAGCACGGGGACGGCGAGGTCGAGACGGACGTCGCACGCGACCTCTTGCGCTGCTACGGCATCGAGACCTGGCCTTCCGTGCCGGTCGCCGACGCCGACGCCGCTGTCGCCGCCGCGAACGAGCTCGGCTGGCCGGTCGTCCTCAAGAGCACCGCAGAGTCGTTGCGGCACCGCGCCGACCTCGGAGGCGTCCGGCTCGACCTCGCCGACGAGAAAGAGCTGCGGACGGCGTTCGACCAGATGCGCCTGTCGCTCGCTGAGCACCTGCCCGCAGCGCTGCGAACCTCGGCGACCCCGCTCGAGGTCCAACGGATGGCACCCGCCGGGGTGGCGTGCGTGGTGCGGTCGACAGAGGACGTCCTCTACGGTCCGGTGGTGTCGTTCGGCCTCTCTGGCGACGCCGTCGACCTGCTCGGCGACGTCAGCTACGGCGTCCCGCCGCTGACGACCACCGATGTCGCCCAGATGGTCCGCTCCGTGCGCGCTGCGCCGCGGCTCTTCGGCTACAAAGGGCTCCCGGCAGCCGATGCGGCAGCGATCGAGGACCTCATCGGCAGGGTCTCCCAGATGGCAGACGACCTCCCGGAGCTCCGTTCGCTCGAGCTCTACCCCGTGGTCGTCGCCGAGCACGGCGGGGCCGTGCTCTCTGCCCGGCTCACGCTCGGGGCGGCCAACCGCAAGGACGGGCTGCGCCGCACTCTTCCGGACTGA
- a CDS encoding DUF3093 domain-containing protein produces MTDAPSSPRPAASPSDQSRSAPTPTFRERLVPSVGGWFGLVVLAGVVGVAASVAGTTVAVVVGAGVLVAGLVAAWVTSPVVEVVGADLRAGAACIPLRLLGEVRVLDRDGVREQMGPPWDPRAFACLRTWAGGGIRVEVLDPADPTPYWIVSSRRAGDLAAALSVRG; encoded by the coding sequence ATGACCGATGCCCCGTCGTCCCCCCGCCCTGCCGCTAGTCCGTCCGACCAGAGCCGGTCTGCGCCGACACCGACGTTCCGAGAGCGCCTCGTACCGAGCGTGGGTGGCTGGTTCGGGCTGGTGGTCCTCGCGGGGGTCGTCGGGGTCGCGGCGAGCGTTGCCGGCACCACCGTGGCGGTCGTCGTCGGGGCGGGCGTCCTCGTGGCCGGGCTCGTCGCCGCCTGGGTCACGTCACCGGTGGTCGAGGTCGTCGGGGCGGACCTGCGTGCCGGAGCGGCCTGCATCCCGCTGCGGCTTCTCGGAGAGGTCCGCGTTCTCGACCGGGACGGCGTCCGGGAGCAGATGGGCCCGCCGTGGGACCCGCGAGCCTTTGCGTGCCTGCGCACGTGGGCCGGAGGCGGGATCCGGGTCGAGGTCCTCGACCCGGCAGACCCGACGCCATACTGGATCGTGTCCAGCAGGCGGGCAGGCGACCTGGCGGCTGCGCTCTCCGTGCGCGGCTGA
- a CDS encoding DNA gyrase/topoisomerase IV subunit A, with translation MARKPAGDQLIAPTDVVENIIDIDVATEMEGSFLEYAYSVIYARALPDARDGLKPVQRRILYQMADMGLRPDRAHVKSSRVVGEVMGKLHPHGDTAIYDALVRLAQSFSLRLPMVDGHGNFGSLDDGPAAPRYTEARLAPSAMLMTTGLDENVVDFVPNYDNRLMQPEVLPSAIPNLLVNGASGIAVGMATNLAPHNLIEVIAAARHLVAKPDATLEDLMRFVPGPDLPTGGKIIGLDGIRDAYRTGRGSFKTRATTRIENVTPKRKGIVVTELPYLVGPEKVIEKIKEGVQAKKLSGITAVTDLTDRSHGLRLVIEIKTGFNPEAVLEQLYRFTPMEDSFGMNNVALVDGQPRTLGLREMLTVWVAHRIDVVRRRSRFRLDKRLARLHLVEGMLLAIVDIDEVIQVIRASDDTATARARLREVFELSELQAEYILELQLRRLTKFSRIELEKEQTSLAEEIADLQAILADESRLRRLTSQEMADVAKVYGTPRRTILLDSAGAGVSGAVGTVSVRGTAVPLEVEDSPCWAMLSATGLLARSSGAEAPVRDDQRHAHDVLVATVPTSARAELGVLTTRGRIVKMSVLDLPSLPPTQGAPSLSGGVPIAEVCTLEPGEEVVSLVSLADDTPTLAIGTANGVVKRLAPGDAPNRDAWEVIALKDGDTVVGATPVADADELVFVSSDSSLLRFSASAVRPQGRTAAGMAGIRLAPGQKVVHFGGIAADGPASAVVTIAGASDALPGTETGSVKTTPFDLYPAKGRATGGVRTQRFLRGEDTLVLAWVGVAPPHATGSAGQPVELPEPDPRRDASGVALPAPVFAIG, from the coding sequence ATGGCACGCAAGCCGGCCGGCGATCAGCTGATCGCACCGACGGACGTCGTCGAGAACATCATCGACATCGACGTGGCGACAGAGATGGAGGGCTCGTTCCTCGAGTACGCGTACTCCGTCATCTACGCCCGTGCCCTTCCCGACGCGCGTGACGGGCTCAAGCCTGTCCAGCGACGGATCCTCTATCAGATGGCGGACATGGGCCTGCGACCCGACCGCGCGCACGTCAAGTCGTCCCGCGTCGTCGGCGAGGTCATGGGGAAGCTGCACCCCCACGGGGACACGGCGATCTACGACGCGCTGGTGCGCCTCGCGCAGTCGTTCTCGCTGCGGCTGCCGATGGTCGACGGGCACGGAAACTTCGGTTCGCTGGACGACGGCCCGGCAGCGCCCCGGTACACGGAGGCCCGGCTCGCGCCCTCGGCCATGCTCATGACGACGGGCCTCGACGAGAACGTCGTCGACTTCGTGCCGAACTATGACAACAGGCTCATGCAGCCGGAGGTCCTGCCGTCTGCGATCCCCAACCTGCTCGTCAACGGGGCGTCGGGCATCGCGGTCGGCATGGCGACCAACCTCGCGCCGCACAACCTCATCGAGGTCATCGCTGCTGCGCGTCACCTCGTCGCCAAACCAGACGCGACGCTCGAGGACCTCATGCGGTTCGTCCCCGGCCCCGACCTGCCCACGGGCGGGAAGATCATCGGCCTCGACGGCATCCGCGACGCCTACCGCACCGGCCGCGGCTCCTTCAAGACGCGAGCGACCACCCGCATCGAGAACGTCACGCCGAAGCGCAAGGGCATCGTCGTCACCGAGCTGCCGTACCTCGTCGGCCCCGAGAAGGTCATCGAGAAGATCAAGGAGGGCGTCCAGGCGAAGAAGCTCTCCGGGATCACGGCGGTCACCGACCTGACCGACCGCTCCCATGGTCTGCGGCTCGTCATCGAGATCAAGACGGGCTTCAACCCGGAGGCGGTCCTCGAGCAGCTCTACCGGTTCACCCCGATGGAGGACTCCTTCGGCATGAACAACGTGGCCCTCGTCGACGGCCAGCCGCGCACGCTCGGCCTGCGCGAGATGCTCACCGTGTGGGTCGCTCACCGGATCGACGTGGTCCGCCGCCGCTCCAGGTTCCGTCTGGACAAGCGTCTTGCTCGCCTCCACCTCGTCGAGGGCATGCTCCTCGCGATCGTCGACATCGACGAGGTCATCCAGGTCATCCGCGCCTCCGACGACACAGCGACGGCCCGTGCACGGCTGCGCGAGGTCTTCGAGCTCTCCGAGCTCCAGGCCGAGTACATCCTCGAGCTCCAGCTACGCCGCCTGACCAAGTTCTCGCGGATCGAGCTCGAGAAGGAGCAGACCTCCCTCGCTGAGGAGATCGCCGACCTGCAGGCGATCCTCGCTGACGAGTCACGACTGCGCCGTCTCACGAGCCAGGAGATGGCCGACGTCGCGAAGGTGTACGGCACGCCTCGTCGCACCATCCTGCTCGACTCGGCCGGCGCCGGCGTGAGCGGTGCGGTCGGCACCGTGAGCGTGCGCGGCACGGCCGTGCCGCTCGAGGTGGAGGACTCCCCGTGCTGGGCGATGCTCTCCGCGACAGGCCTTCTCGCGCGCTCGAGCGGCGCCGAGGCACCCGTCCGTGACGACCAGCGTCACGCGCACGACGTGCTCGTCGCGACCGTGCCGACCTCGGCCCGCGCCGAGCTCGGTGTGCTCACCACGCGCGGCCGGATCGTCAAGATGTCCGTCCTCGACCTGCCCTCGCTGCCCCCGACGCAAGGCGCCCCGAGCCTCTCGGGCGGTGTGCCGATCGCCGAGGTCTGCACCCTCGAGCCCGGCGAAGAGGTCGTGAGCCTGGTCTCGCTCGCCGACGACACGCCGACGCTCGCGATCGGCACCGCGAACGGCGTCGTCAAGCGGCTCGCCCCAGGCGACGCGCCCAACCGTGACGCCTGGGAGGTCATCGCGCTCAAGGACGGTGACACCGTGGTCGGTGCAACGCCTGTCGCAGATGCCGACGAGCTCGTCTTCGTCAGCTCGGACTCGTCCCTGCTGCGGTTCTCCGCGAGCGCGGTCCGCCCCCAGGGCAGGACAGCTGCCGGGATGGCCGGGATCCGGCTCGCTCCGGGTCAGAAGGTGGTGCACTTCGGTGGCATCGCTGCCGACGGCCCGGCGAGCGCGGTCGTGACGATCGCCGGAGCCTCGGACGCGTTGCCGGGCACCGAGACGGGCAGCGTGAAGACGACGCCCTTCGACCTCTATCCGGCCAAGGGGCGTGCGACCGGTGGTGTGCGCACCCAGCGCTTCCTGCGCGGCGAGGACACCCTCGTG
- a CDS encoding alkaline phosphatase family protein: MSSSGTAAGVADQIARHGFVAPDYTGRSLAAVLPAAAGALQTPEPTGDFERARRLLGLDTADRVCVVLVDGLGFENLRERSGHAPFLRSLLDEDAQLTCGFPSTTAASIGILGTGSCPGRTGMLGYTVREPSTGGLANLVSWEGATEPTTMQREETVFERMSAAGRSVTSVGPSRFAQSGLTQAALRGGFHRGAESLADRVDVTAYELMAPGLVYLYWGDVDKIGHHHGSESRAWGDELERTDRELARLARVLPRGTQIIVTADHGMIDVDRARRWDVAATQGLAEGVKLVAGEPRAVHVHARKPEGVAGIVDRWRDVLGDGALVAPKDEIIEAGLLGPVSDHVYPYIGDVVVAVTGRGTIVDSRTQTARSLDLVGVHGSLTPREMRVPFLTLTV, from the coding sequence GTGAGCTCGTCCGGGACGGCAGCCGGCGTCGCCGACCAGATCGCCCGCCATGGCTTCGTCGCCCCGGACTACACCGGCCGGAGCCTCGCGGCCGTCCTGCCCGCCGCTGCGGGCGCTCTGCAGACGCCTGAACCGACCGGCGACTTCGAGCGCGCACGTCGCCTGCTCGGCCTGGACACCGCCGACCGGGTCTGCGTCGTCCTCGTCGACGGGCTCGGCTTCGAGAACCTGCGCGAGCGCAGCGGTCACGCGCCGTTCCTGCGCTCTCTCCTCGACGAGGACGCCCAGCTGACCTGCGGCTTCCCCTCGACCACCGCTGCCTCCATCGGGATCCTCGGAACCGGGTCGTGCCCAGGACGCACCGGGATGCTCGGTTACACCGTCCGTGAGCCGAGCACCGGGGGACTGGCCAACCTCGTCTCCTGGGAGGGGGCCACGGAGCCGACGACCATGCAGCGCGAGGAGACCGTCTTCGAGCGGATGAGCGCAGCAGGACGGTCGGTCACCTCGGTCGGCCCCTCCCGCTTCGCCCAGTCAGGCCTGACCCAGGCGGCGCTGAGGGGCGGGTTCCATCGCGGCGCCGAGTCGCTCGCGGACCGCGTGGACGTCACCGCCTACGAGCTCATGGCACCAGGTCTCGTCTACCTCTACTGGGGTGACGTGGACAAGATCGGCCACCACCACGGCTCCGAGTCGCGAGCATGGGGCGACGAGCTGGAACGGACCGACCGCGAGCTCGCACGGCTCGCCCGGGTGCTTCCTCGTGGGACGCAGATCATCGTCACGGCCGACCACGGCATGATCGACGTCGACCGCGCCCGCCGGTGGGACGTCGCCGCGACCCAGGGCCTCGCAGAAGGGGTCAAGCTCGTCGCGGGAGAGCCACGAGCCGTCCACGTGCACGCGCGCAAGCCCGAGGGCGTCGCAGGCATCGTCGACCGCTGGCGCGACGTGCTCGGGGATGGTGCGCTCGTCGCCCCGAAGGACGAGATCATCGAGGCGGGACTCCTCGGACCAGTGAGCGACCATGTGTACCCGTACATCGGCGACGTCGTCGTCGCTGTCACCGGGCGCGGCACGATCGTCGACTCACGGACCCAGACGGCACGGTCTCTCGACCTCGTGGGCGTGCACGGTTCGCTCACACCGCGTGAGATGCGGGTCCCGTTCCTCACGCTCACGGTCTGA
- a CDS encoding DUF4193 domain-containing protein has product MATDYDAPRKTEEDLSEDSLEELKARRSDKSSGVVDEDETEAAEGFELPGADLSGEELSVRVLPRQADEFTCASCFLVHHRSQLASEKNGRQICSECAG; this is encoded by the coding sequence ATGGCAACCGACTACGACGCCCCGCGCAAGACTGAGGAGGACCTCAGCGAGGACTCTCTCGAAGAGCTCAAGGCGCGTCGGTCCGACAAGAGCTCCGGGGTCGTGGACGAAGACGAGACGGAAGCCGCAGAAGGATTCGAGCTGCCCGGCGCGGACCTGTCTGGCGAAGAGCTCTCGGTCCGCGTGCTCCCGCGTCAGGCTGACGAGTTCACCTGTGCGAGCTGCTTCCTCGTCCACCATCGCAGCCAGCTGGCGAGCGAGAAGAATGGCCGCCAGATCTGCTCGGAGTGCGCTGGCTGA
- the dut gene encoding dUTP diphosphatase, producing the protein MTTRSPEVLITRLDPEVPLPAYAHPGDAGADLVTTVGVVLAPFERRTVPTGIAIALPDGYVAFVHPRSGLAARHGLTILNAPGTVDAGYRGEISVTLYNSDPHEPIVLVRGDRIAQLVVQEVAHARFVEAERLPGSARGTGGFGSSGGWAGSPGAQE; encoded by the coding sequence GTGACCACGCGCTCTCCAGAAGTTCTCATCACCCGGCTCGACCCCGAGGTGCCGCTCCCCGCCTACGCGCACCCGGGCGACGCAGGTGCGGACCTCGTGACCACCGTGGGCGTCGTGCTCGCTCCGTTCGAGCGACGCACCGTTCCCACGGGCATCGCGATCGCGCTCCCTGACGGCTACGTAGCGTTCGTCCATCCACGCTCCGGCCTGGCTGCACGGCACGGTCTGACGATCCTCAACGCACCCGGGACCGTCGACGCGGGCTACCGCGGCGAGATCAGCGTGACGCTCTACAACTCCGACCCTCACGAGCCGATCGTCCTCGTCCGCGGCGACCGCATCGCCCAGCTCGTCGTCCAAGAGGTCGCGCACGCTCGCTTCGTCGAGGCAGAACGCCTTCCCGGGTCCGCGCGCGGCACGGGCGGCTTCGGTTCCAGCGGTGGGTGGGCCGGTTCGCCCGGAGCGCAAGAGTAG
- a CDS encoding inositol monophosphatase family protein has translation MNSEQIVPTDIPDAALLAELRSLAERVARAAGDLVREGRPDRVEVAATKSSPVDVVTQMDADSEALLRRLILAERPGDAILGEEGGHVAGASGLTWVIDPIDGTVNYLYGIPAYAISVAVVAGTPDPDRWVALAGCVLHVVDGRTWTAALGAGATLDGRALHVNDAKPLSQSLVGTGFGYESERRAAQALVLTHVLPKVRDIRRIGSAAIDLCMVADGSLDLVYERGLNPWDMAAGGLIVTEAGGALTGLRGRRAGPDMTVAGASSSAAELASLLAGLDADNGA, from the coding sequence ATGAACTCTGAGCAGATCGTGCCGACCGACATCCCTGACGCTGCGCTCCTCGCCGAGCTCCGGTCTCTTGCTGAGCGGGTCGCGCGCGCCGCGGGAGACCTCGTCCGCGAGGGACGTCCTGACCGGGTCGAGGTCGCGGCCACCAAGTCGTCGCCCGTCGACGTGGTCACTCAGATGGATGCCGACTCCGAGGCGCTCTTGCGACGACTCATCCTCGCCGAACGGCCAGGCGACGCCATCCTCGGCGAAGAAGGAGGCCATGTCGCCGGAGCCAGCGGGCTCACCTGGGTGATCGACCCCATCGACGGGACGGTCAACTACCTCTACGGCATCCCCGCCTACGCGATCTCCGTGGCAGTGGTCGCGGGGACGCCGGACCCGGACCGCTGGGTCGCGCTCGCCGGGTGCGTCCTGCACGTCGTGGACGGCCGGACGTGGACGGCGGCGCTCGGAGCGGGAGCGACCCTCGACGGCCGTGCACTGCACGTCAACGACGCCAAACCGCTCTCTCAGAGCCTCGTCGGGACGGGCTTCGGGTACGAGAGCGAGCGACGTGCCGCGCAAGCGCTCGTCCTCACGCACGTGCTGCCGAAGGTGCGCGACATCCGTCGGATCGGGTCCGCAGCGATCGACCTGTGCATGGTTGCCGACGGGAGCCTCGACCTCGTCTACGAGCGCGGGCTCAACCCGTGGGACATGGCCGCAGGCGGCCTGATCGTCACCGAGGCCGGTGGCGCGCTGACGGGACTCCGTGGACGCCGCGCAGGGCCGGACATGACGGTGGCGGGCGCGTCCTCGTCAGCAGCAGAGCTCGCGAGCCTGCTGGCCGGGCTGGACGCTGACAACGGCGCCTGA
- a CDS encoding DUF5998 family protein, which yields MPSPTLDHRADLRRQLDRAGYYPELVADVIDVALADEPVEAHLVHVETTFATSEVRRHVTVLVLTASRLVLAHVDDHAGEDDTDDDDVVHAHEHTHAGSSAAATTEAVPLSQVKSVVLTHMVNAPEKHTAGDPPAELTLAIGWGAVSRIDLEPAQCGDPQCEGDHGLTGSMANDDVLVRISAQAEGQDAVRAAVSFARALSAATGYGARGGSR from the coding sequence GTGCCATCTCCTACCCTTGATCACCGCGCAGACCTCCGCCGCCAGCTCGACCGCGCCGGGTACTACCCCGAGCTCGTCGCTGACGTCATCGACGTCGCGCTCGCAGACGAGCCTGTCGAGGCGCACCTCGTCCACGTGGAGACCACCTTTGCCACGTCGGAGGTCCGGCGCCACGTGACGGTGCTCGTGCTCACGGCGTCACGCCTCGTGCTCGCGCACGTCGACGACCACGCCGGCGAAGACGACACCGACGACGACGACGTCGTCCACGCCCACGAGCACACCCACGCGGGCTCCAGCGCCGCCGCCACGACCGAGGCCGTGCCGCTCTCCCAGGTGAAGTCCGTGGTCCTGACGCACATGGTCAACGCACCCGAGAAGCACACCGCCGGTGATCCGCCCGCCGAGCTGACCCTCGCGATCGGCTGGGGCGCCGTCTCGCGCATCGACCTCGAGCCTGCGCAGTGCGGTGACCCCCAGTGCGAAGGCGACCACGGTCTGACCGGATCGATGGCCAACGACGACGTCCTCGTCCGGATCAGCGCTCAGGCCGAGGGACAGGACGCTGTCCGCGCCGCAGTGTCCTTCGCCCGGGCGCTGTCCGCGGCGACGGGATACGGCGCTCGCGGCGGATCTCGGTGA
- the sepH gene encoding septation protein SepH, with translation MVEVSAGELRLVDLHDDGEHLLLAGPGGAQYRLPITDALRAAVRRDRPQLEHLKSTSAGFLPPREIQARVRAGMTAQEIATSAGITIEQVRRYEGPVLAEREFIAQQAAATRVGRDNSSPPLGDLVTDRLAARGVDTTALTWDAARPDGHGWIVSVGFEVGGQARLARWTFDHSAHMLHALEDEARWLSETEIVDEPIPRRHLASVRSTVFDVEANGSIRPVLDAVDGHRTSDGASEALTPDELAASALDETTSLLDDLRGRRGVRQQVDLNDEDDDVEFEGFGPPTVFDLGRPGPRPVGDAPGAHPPETGSLRSARVFPAPASTTSAADGPSTAVGPDRSAAPTPDGEQPDVHAAASDTAGASSSAAGSQPPEVETVDRVSVKNRTPRRARSKVPSWDEIVFGAKPE, from the coding sequence ATGGTTGAGGTGAGCGCAGGAGAGCTACGGCTCGTCGACCTGCACGACGACGGGGAGCATCTCCTTCTCGCGGGCCCCGGAGGCGCGCAGTACAGATTGCCGATCACGGATGCGCTGCGTGCTGCGGTGCGTCGGGACCGACCGCAGCTAGAGCATCTGAAGTCGACGTCTGCAGGGTTCTTGCCGCCACGGGAGATCCAGGCGAGGGTCCGGGCAGGGATGACGGCGCAGGAGATCGCGACGAGTGCCGGCATCACGATCGAGCAGGTGCGCCGGTACGAGGGACCTGTGCTCGCCGAGCGCGAGTTCATCGCTCAGCAGGCGGCAGCGACGCGCGTGGGCCGGGACAACAGCTCGCCGCCCCTGGGTGACCTCGTGACGGACCGTCTTGCGGCCAGAGGTGTCGACACGACGGCGTTGACGTGGGACGCGGCCCGCCCGGACGGGCACGGCTGGATCGTCTCGGTCGGTTTCGAGGTGGGAGGCCAGGCCCGCCTCGCGCGGTGGACCTTCGACCACTCCGCACACATGCTCCACGCGCTCGAGGACGAGGCCAGGTGGCTCTCTGAGACCGAGATCGTCGACGAACCCATCCCCCGCCGCCACCTCGCTTCAGTGCGCAGCACGGTCTTCGACGTGGAGGCGAACGGATCGATCCGTCCGGTCCTGGACGCCGTCGACGGGCATCGCACGAGCGACGGTGCGTCCGAGGCGCTGACGCCCGACGAGCTTGCTGCGAGCGCTCTCGACGAGACGACGTCCTTGCTCGACGACCTGCGCGGACGCCGAGGCGTGCGCCAGCAGGTCGACCTCAACGACGAGGACGACGACGTGGAGTTCGAAGGCTTCGGTCCTCCGACGGTCTTCGACCTCGGTCGACCAGGTCCGCGCCCGGTGGGCGACGCACCCGGTGCGCATCCCCCGGAGACCGGGTCGCTGCGCTCTGCCCGGGTCTTCCCGGCCCCTGCCTCGACCACGTCAGCGGCCGACGGTCCGAGCACCGCTGTGGGTCCGGACCGCTCCGCTGCTCCGACGCCTGACGGCGAGCAGCCGGACGTGCATGCGGCAGCCTCGGACACGGCGGGTGCTAGCAGCTCTGCTGCCGGCTCGCAGCCCCCTGAGGTGGAGACGGTCGACCGGGTATCGGTCAAGAACCGTACGCCGCGTCGCGCTCGGTCGAAGGTACCGAGCTGGGACGAGATCGTCTTCGGAGCGAAGCCCGAGTAG